The Astyanax mexicanus isolate ESR-SI-001 chromosome 8, AstMex3_surface, whole genome shotgun sequence sequence aaggcagcataaagttatccaaaagcagtgtgtaagactggtggaggagaacatgatgccaagatgcatgaaaactgttattaaaaaccagggttattccacaaaaaatagatttctgaactgcaaataaatgctctatatgaccaatatttttatttggaatttggtttattgtttatagaaaaaaaaagttcattttactcaaacatattcctataaatagcaaaatcagagaaactgaagtcttATCTCTTAATTTTTCTAGAAATGTATATTGGTTCATTATTGCAGTTcagatatttaaaacattttatagtcAAAATAAATAAGATGGTGCTAAAATGAGCTTATGTTTTATTAATACAATCAGATTTGTATGTAAAACATTTTGTAACAcctgacatttttatttatttaaaggaaaCGTCTGACAAAGAAGAAAGTACAGGCCCGGTCCCTACCTGCTCTCAAATAAAGGAGGATCCAGCTCAGCATGGTGGGTTAAATCTGCATTAAAATGGGTCAAAAATAATCAGAACATCTCAAACCTGTTGCTGATAGTTCTGGTTGTTTTAGCCTTAAAGTTATAGTATTGTGTATTGTGCATGATGATGGATGCTCAGGTCACAAACCAACTTCTTAGAAGTTTCATGTCTGTTTCAGATCTGTTCCTTGGAACCAAGATTGTGTCTTAGTGTTTCAAGAGCATGCTGTTGGactgacatattttttttttcacagaagtTAAGATTCCTGAACCTACAGAAGACATCAGCTTCTTTAAGTAAGTCTGCTGTGATCTCTGTATGCAGATCTCTGAATCTCTGAATCCCAAAACAAATGCATTGTTTTTAGTGCCTCAGTGGTTTTCATTAGTCTTCAGCCATAATACAGTTTAGTGATGGAGCTCTACAGTTGAACaaaaatctaatagaaagtctGATGAAATAACGATCCATATAGTACATGTATTTATGTATACAGTCAGGTAAAATGTTTCTTTCTGCCTTCTTCTTTCTGGATCTGTGCATTATAAAAACAATCACTGTTCAATAGTTTAAGTAGTAATAAATATTGGGGTGTCTTAATCTTTGTATcttttagtgctgggcgatatggggaaAATCATAtaatcacgatatggaatttttttatatcacgataacgatataaataatatcattgcttactttttttccaactttatttcaaagtgacattaaaccaaactttcacaaatgagaattactaccttttagtgcagcaatatatttatatatgtattaaatgaaaacatatgaggtagatgcagtagataattttttcaaaattatacaggtatttaaattgagttatcaaaataaactcaattaacatttttttaagttttaaagcagcgtcatgtcgcaaaaccccaatatgaagcttttttgtgaagattactttattaccacttatataaaccgagtttatgcaaagtgaccacggcaatacatttcatcgtagcctactttatatatttgcatgaataattaatgaaattactgtagaaacgatatttatcgtcatatcgcacagcactagtatCTTAAATGAAAATTGTTTCCAATTGCATTTTATAAAATacctttaaaatacatttctttagtTGTATGTCTTCTGTTACATTACAAAAATAATGCACCAATGAATTGTTTGAATAGAATGAAGTTGTAAATGAGTGAATGTAATGGGTTTATTGGGTGCCTTTAGCCTGGATACAGTAAATAAGGCGATGGCAGGCAAGGTGATGGCGGGTTAATTGGTTAAATTATCTTTTAGAGCGTCTTAGAGGCATGTCTATCGGtgaatgatctctcaccaagaggtacactacccaaaagtaaccCTTTTTGTCAAAGAGTGTACAATAACAGTATGTGTAGGTCTGAGCTACGATATTTTCCTTATAATGTTACAAAAATAACTGGAATTTCTCCTTGTTTCAGAAGTAGTGAGGTGCTGGTGAACACCCGCTGTTTGCTGGAGCTCTTTAAGTGCTGCTCGGTCTGTATGGTGGAGTGCTGCGTCACCGTTGAGGGCACTGCCAAGCTGTTCGCGGTTATCCAGGACTGCGAGAGCTGTGGGCACCACAGAGAGTGGAGGAGTCACCCCACCCCGACTGAAGAACCTGCGGAGACTTTCAGTACAGAACACACTACACACGAAGACCACGAGAAGCACTTTCCTGAAGAACACATAGACCACAAAGAGGCCTTAGATTTGTATACTGCCTCGTTCCCATTGGTAGAACTCGCACCAGGgcttgaggaggaggaggatatcAAGGTGTGCATTTATTGTTGGCTAATCATTTGCATTATACTAGAGCaactcaaaaaaatgtaatattattgaaaaagttactttatttgagtaattctgTTCaagatgtgaaactcatattatatagatgtattaaacacagagtgatctattttaagcttttatgaTTTcagcttacagtcaatgaaaacccaaaaatcaggttttagaaaattagaatattatataagagcaattggtaattacttttggcagtgtgccaagtcctgctgaaaaatgaaatccgcatatccataaaagttgtcagcagagggaatcatgaagtgctgtaagattttgtgggaaaacaaaaaaaactgcactgactttagacttgataataaaacacagtggatcaacaccagcagatgacatgtctctccaaaccatcactgatcatcagtaaattttacatttcatttgtaaatcaagggagcagagtctggaggaagagtggagagacacacagtccaaactgctcgaggtctagtgtgaagtttccaccaatcagtgatggtttggagagtatATAACGGGCTGGTCCTTATTAATGCTGCCTCTGATTTTATGCACAGCTTAttaattaccataaaaaaaaaaaacatggccaaAGGTGCTCTGGTAGCTCTTAAGGCGACTACACACCCGAAGTGGCAGAGGCCACATGTGTGTTTGAACTATTCTAcaatttaaatatgttaaatagctTCAGATCCCTTTCTACAGGCACTTCATCTGTTGAAGTTCTCTTTGTACAGTGTATTTTGTGTTCTACAACAGACTGACTACTTGTAAAAGGTCAGGATTTACAGTCATGCAATGCTTCAGCTACATATTACGTTCAGCAAGAGTACTGCATTCTGTATTGTTCATGCATATGAACTGTTAGATAAACTCTGCCATATTTagtttctaaaattaaaggatgcCCTGCAACTTTTGATTGCATTCACCTAGAATACAACATATATCAAATCAGATGTAtaatttgcttttctttttttagactGTGTTGGTGGTTCCTCAGCCGACTCGCCAGAGGACTAAAGAGGTGTCGATGGATAGAAAACGAACCATAGTGACCCTGAGGAACGAGAAGAAGTCAATCAGAGAAATCGGTAAAATATTAGGCGTGTCCAAATCTACTGTTGCGTACGTCCTGCGGAAGAACGCGAGCACTGGGGACATAAGTAATAGGAAACGCACCGGAAGACCGAAAAAGACGACTGACGCTGACGACCAAATAATCCTTTCTATAATGATGAAAAATCCACAAACGCCTATCCAGCAGATCCGGGACACTCTCAAGGAGGTAGGCAGGGAAGTGTCGATGACGACCATCCGCAGAAAACTGCAAATGCTCAACCACAAGATTGAAAGTGCATTTTTAAAGAATGTTCAGATGGCGGAGAAGCTTGCATCTTCTTCACCAAATTAGACATAATTAGAGTCATAATTACGGCTCTGTTATATGGTTACATTGAAGAAAATCCTTGTGTCTTTTGCCAACAAACGTCTCAACAAATGTGCATCAAATGCACGGGACGAGGTTTTGTCAGACAAAGGACTCAAATAACTGAAGTAAAAGAAATGGAAGATGTTCATCAACAAGTTACAAAGGATGATGAAGCATCCTGTATTAGTTTCTAGCTGATGAAGCTCACAGtaattatttaatgtgttttagaggACAGTAGttcatatgttttaatgttacgaGGCCTTTTTGGacattttggaaatgtttggGGAAAGTTACACATGCTGAAAATGACAGAAACCCAATGGAAAAAAGAAATGATGGACAGCAAAGATTATTTATTTCACTCCTAATGAAGTCCTTCATTAGCCTTTTCGCCTTGTAAGTGAAGCTTGAACTTGACACTACTGAAGTTAGTGTTGCATTTTGGATGGTTGCTGGTGTGGAGAAATATGAGGTCATTGGAGGACAATGACCGGTTCTCTAGTGGTACTGGAGATTCATAAGCTAAATAGGTATATAGGTAGTTatgtacacatgtacacacacacacactttacttaAGGACACTCAACCTCAAACTGTGGACGTCTTGTGTATCTTTCCAGCTCACACCCTAATCAATATAATGGTTGCACAAAATAAAAggttaaaaagaaacaaaacgtAAAATAATGATCATACCAGACTGTTTGTATGACTGTGACCGAGTGCTGCATGCTCTGTATGTATGTGGGAGAGGATAGATGCCTGTTAGCATGTGAATGTTTTCGAGGTGCTAGATTTCAGCAGCATCAATACCTTTTGTGCCTGTATTGCCACtgttttataatacatttatttatgaaaaaaaaacacgacAGAAcaatctcttttctttctttcatcacTGTTTAAACCAGTTCAATGCTGAACACAACAGAATGTAATAAGGCTGTGTTTACATAGCAGGTGAATAAGGGGCAAATCcagtattttttgttgtttgtgtgaatgtgaatagcaaaaaaacacaaaaatctgatattttcagCTCTGatttggtctgaaagtctgaaagttttcacaccagcactatttggtcctgttaaaaccagaggtggaaagtaatgaaatacatttactcaagttactgtaattgagtagattttatgagtaatttgtaatttttaaagtagtttttaaaataggtaattttacttttactcaagtacattttgagacaagtaatttactttcctacattggaaaactccccattactgagtaaaaaaaatgctggggggggggggcaattgtctgaattaaaaaaaaatggcaccaTTGGcatcattaaacaataaaaaaaacatgtaaacagcagttaaagcacagcaatagcaagttaaaaaataatattgaactataaaactataaaaaatacagtttatagtcacctatatgaccataactttttaatagtaaagaaaaaatggatcatagaaacctatgccacttgttttatggggtggtctgaacaaatactgcctgaaaggtccaaattattatgtggaataatagttcattaaaattttataatttaatttataatttgtttttactttttttacatcaaataattaaaagtaactatgtaacttttactcaaagttcattttaaagtactttttacttttactcgagtagacttttagatgggtacttttacttgagtagaattttagcaaaataaagatacttttacttaattacaatttttagtactttttccacctctggttaaaacagactctgttccgttagggcgttttcacacctgtagttggtttctctggtccgaatcagttaatgagtttgtttacttggagcgttttctcgctctgttcggtctggtttcacataggcataaatgcaatcgcaccaaaatgcgcatcaataaaccacgcgagcagcccgtgtcctctgattggtcagagctgtctgacacgggagtacattaaatataaatatacgaaaaagtaaatacagcgagaagattttgtgttccagcgcaaacatctgtgctttaacaccgaacgctgaaacgctgcgctttcaaacacagtgtttctacgtgcagcgcagatttatacataataaacagagtcacgcggctgtgagcagtgaatgcagcgcagacggcgtgtgcatggacacagtgtttgttcacagctgtggtaattagcgttatctggctaatatatcagtttaaactgtgcttgctttatcagcagtttagctcaaataaattatataaattatatttaatagctggatccgatcaagaccagatcacgttctcaccacaagcgaaccgctccagagttcaaaCAGTGCGatgactgttttcacacctgctcaatcgaaccgcacataagttacaaacggaccagagttcgttttaaccggaccaaatagtgctggtgtgaaaacgcccttagtgcggtttgattgagcaggtgtaaaaacaaggtgtaatcgcactcgggtgcgcaTCCCGAATTAACTCTGGAGAGGTTAGCTTGTGGTGAGAAATGTAATCTAGTCTAAATTCAACCCAGATATTAAATATAGTgaatttatttgagctaaactgctgataaggcgcagtttaatctgataataGCCTAAAAACACTGATTACCAAAACTATGAACAAACGCAGTCTcctcttttttttgtatatttatacgccagacagctctgactaaggacacagcctgctcgcgtgCTTAttagtgcacattttggtgcgtttagacttatgcctgtgtaaaaccagaccaaacagagggagaaaacgctccaagtaaacaaactcatcgactgattcggaccagagaaaccaactacaggtgtaaaaaacacCTGAGTGACAATGTGTTTTTGTTTAGCAGATTgacaaattgacaaaaatggaaaatATGACACTCATGAAATATTTCTCTTATTAGGAAACATCCTATTATCTCTGGATAGTGCTCTACTTCTCAGTCTCAGTACTGTTCAAAATATCAATAATTCAGTTTTTAGTGAAAACCTCCATAATGAAGGTACATTCAGTCTCTTTATGATGCAGCAACAATCAAAATATACACATCATATCTAAGGAAATACGAGTCTAAAACCATTTAATATCCACCTCCGCTCAGAGCACTACCATGTGGATGACCTTGCCACTTCCCAGTCTCTGTCTGAGGCGAACCTGAATAATGGTAGCGCAGCAGGTGGTTCTTCAGGCTGACGTTGTGGTTGAAACACTCTCCACACTGCTCACACATGAAGGGCTTCTCTCCGGTGTGGAGACGCATGTGAGAGCTGAGGTTTCCGATCTGGTTGAAGGAGCGATCGCACACGTGGCACCTGAAGGGTTTTTCTCCAGAGTGGATGAGCTTGTGTCTCTTCAGCATTATAATGTCtctaaatctcttcccacaggtGTCGCAGGCGTACTTATAGGGGCCTCTGTGGAGCTTAAGGTGGCTGTTGCGTTTGTGAATGTTATCGAATCTCTCCGGGCAGTCTGGACAGCTGTAGGGCTCTTTCTCTTTCGGATGGGTTTGTTCGTGCTCCAGTTTTGAAGGCCTGTTCTTGAAGAGCTTTAAGCAGTACTTGCATGGGTGGTCTGCATCTTTATGGAGTTTACTGAAGTGTCTTTTTAGGCCGATCTCAGTGAGGAATCGTTTTCCACACTCCGGACAGACTATATGTttgattttttcacatttgtgaTCTTTTCTACCCATAGATGTTGGTTCTGCTAGGATAAACTTACCACATTCCTGGCAGGGCTTGTGAAACGGTTTGGCTTCATGCTTCTTTTCAGCATGTTTCTGAAAGCTGGTAAAGTCGTTAAAGTGCACAACAAGGTTTTCAAAGTTTCGCATCTCGATATGGTCGCCAGCACCACACTGAGCACAGGCGTAGACTTTTTTGTGGCGACTGACTGAACAGGAGAGCATAGCGTCCGTCCTACAGACCTCACACCAAACCACAACTTTGCCTTTACTATCTTCTATCAAATAGCTAAAGAGATCTTCATCCATGGATATGTCTGCATCTGCAGCCATATCGTCTAAACGTGGTTCCCACTCATCTGAACTATCTTGTCTCTTAGACTTGCCTCTCTTACCCGTgtcctttttctcctcctcgtCCACGCCAAAGAGATCTTCATCCATGGAAAAGTCAGAATCTACAGCCAGTTCATAAAAGCTGCCCTGATTCTTAGCCTTCCTCATCCTGGTGTTCCTTTTCTCAGGCTCCTTATCAACCACAGTGATAAGACCATCACAATCATCATCATCCTTGGATCTATCAGAGACTGCAGCCACTGCAACCCCTTCATCCATACTTTTAGCCTCTTTTAGCCTCCGAGGCCCCACCTTTCCCATGTCCCTGGTACCCACCTCCTTCATAATGAACACACCTTCATCCTTGGATACATCAGTAGATACATCAGCAGATACTTCAGCAGATACTTCAGCATCTGCAGCCACGTCCACATCCATCTGATCCTGCCTCCTGTTCTCCCTCTCTCCCGAATCAGTTTTCTCCACCTCTTCCAAAATAAAGACACCCTCATCCCTGGGTACATCAGAGTCTGCAGCCCCTTCATCCACACTGTCCCAACTTTCAGACCTTCTCTTTCTGTTTCCACTACTCTTTTTCTGCGCCTCTTCCAATTCCCTCGTTTTCTCGTCTTTCTTTGGTAAATACGATCCGTCCTTCTTGATGAACACTTGATCACAGTTTTGATCAGTGCCTTCGTTATCTGAGGACACGATCTGGATCATGACCTGTAAGTTATAGAAAGCACGTTTTAGCCATATTTTAGCCATATTTAGCCATATTTTATGTTAAGTTTTTCTGGCTGctacacactaccaaaagtaTGCATGTGCTTTCTAAAATGATCCTTGAGGATAAATATATGAAGTTGACAATAAGTTACACAAGAGCCAATATTTTCACTGCTTTGGGTCCTGTTCTTGTCCTGATATTGCCTCCAACAGCAGTGTGGAACTTGGTACTGAGTGCTACTTGACTTGGTCGGCTCTACCAGAGCAGACATTTTACAAAATGCCCTACTGTAAAGTAATCCTATAAAAGCACCACACTAAAAATCATTGGGATCTTTAAGATGACACATTTGTGCTTGAAATGAAGTTTTCATATATACTTAGCAATGGGTGTtgcttagtgctgggcgatttttacaattaatttgattaattcaaATGACAGCTTTAATGACTGAGCTTGTACTGAAAAAAGTTTCAGCACTTTCGACACAAACAcccggtgggataaagcatatatttagctagaaataaatcctaccgtttctaaaaactgcaacGTCATCGGTCTCCGGTGAGGATTCGTGATtaattatggaaaaaaataatttctccttcaaagtttcttttgtGACTTATTTAGTGTGTTATTTCCCAATTTTCAGTCTCAACTTTAAGCTTTATAGCAATGATTCAAAATGTTGTTTATAAACCCATTTGTTCGTATCACATGCTGACCTCATGTACACATAGCCACAgagaaactcacacacacatgcattctaCAGTACATCAATGCTCACCTCATCTTCATCCTCACCCCCAGGCTCTGAGGACTGTTCTTTCTCTGGGTACGTAGGTGCATCCTCATCCTCATGGTCTTCTTGAATTATTTCCTCCTGCtgtttgttttctattttaaagGCTCCTACAGCTTCACCAGCAGGAGTTGGGTGACTCCTCCACTGCTTGTGGAACCCACAGCTCTGACACTCCTGAGTTACTGAAAACAGCCTCTCGTGGCCCTCGATGGTAATACAGCACTCAATCTGACAGAGCCAGCAGTACTGGAAGAGCTCCAGCAAACACTGGGTGTTCACCAAAACCTCATTACTCCTgaaaataagaagaaataaatGATTATGTAACTCAGTATGACaattatatattttcaaaatGCTTGTGAACAAGCAATGTAATAGCCTCTTACTTAAAAACACTAGTTCCTTGGTTTGTTTGAAGACTCTTGACAGCTGTGGAAGGATGTAAATCACACGATTAACCTTATTTGTCCAATCAGAAATAAACTGTGGTTAAATCTCATTATCCTATTGTAGTCTGTATAATACTAATTAGTCTAATATAGTGCTATGTTCCATAGAAACCAAATAACCTGCAAGATATCCCCTGCATTTAATGTGGACCTGATTTCTTCCAGAGTCGCAATTTTAGCCAAACACCACCGGTtggatcattaccactcactgcactgtccactatgaGTGATAATATCAGCCTTCAACAGATTGAGGAATGTTGAATACCTACACATCTTCAGAAATGGAAAGTCCCATCCGTGTGCACCCACTACcagacctcacttcaactcccaaACTCACGACAATTAATCTATAACAACTCTCCTTTACACGTCCTCCATTTATGCTCCTTAAATTGgccaaataaaatacaaacagatATACTGATTAACCAACAACAGTGACAACAGTGACCTGTTCTGCTGTTGAATAATGATAATATCTTTAATTTCTTCCTACCTTTACGCCATGGTTTCACTTCCACCTCCGAATATACTGAGAGCTGAGTAGGTGTACCAGGTTTTTCAGTAAGTGCCTTCAAATAAAGGATACAGGACTATATTAGGCATTGCAAATATAATCACTACAGCAATTATATGAGGTATTCTGAGGGATATTGCAAATGGCCTTTACAGCGGACAGAAACAGCTGGAATTTCTGCTTTTCCGCAGAATTCATATTGCAATCTGTTTTCCTATCCTATCTATTTGTTTGTGCTCATCAGTCAACTTATCATGATTTAATTTCAAGATGAAAGTGCCAGAGGACTACCTCAAGgtgtaaaccattttttttaataaactacttgtgCACATTTAAAGTTCTCAGAGCCTCATTTTATGGGCCAGGCCCTCAGATTTCTACCAATAAAGTATGGAGCTTGTTGacagtgtaaaaatagccatttcttttgCATGAGCAACACTATGCCCCATTCAGCTAAAAGCTATGTATTACGGAATGCTAGGGGTGAATGGATGTCGTAGGCTAGCTCTCTTTTAAACCGGATTTCTCCTTAAAATAAAATGCCAATATGTCTCCCTGATCAGGATAGTGCTAGATCCATAGTCAACATGGAATACTGAAAAGAGCATCATTCCATCAGAGGGTAGCACACTCACACCCCCATTCATTCTTGTATTTACTCCTACAGGCAACTCCTACAGGCTCCTTGCAGCTTTTCTGAAgttcaataaatacattaaatgcctattataaaaacacacataaacacctgtccacaggtgcagcaacatatttaaaaaaaacttttcctcaCTGACACTGACAGAAACACAATACCAAGTTTTTAAatccatttatttaatttatttattcctcCTCGTCAGTACCTGGCAGATAATTTCACATTATCTATCATGTGTCACATATCTaccatttattttaattagcttttgACCATTCAGCTTCTGACCAGTCTGTGATTACAGCTTTGTTTTGGTCAGTTCTACACCTTTGTACAGAACAGAGTTGGCTAACTAGCTCATATTTTCCATAGTTATAAAATAGAGACACTATTTAAAGTCTAAAATACCTAATTCCCTGCACATTTAACTAGTTATCTAGTTAACAGAAACACAATACCAGAGTTACATATGCATATCTTTAATTCATTCCTCGTCAATATCCAACAGATTTGCTGACATATTTACCATTTAAAATGTACAGattattactttaattattttgtttttgaccATTTAGTTTCcgaccatttaaaaaaagaagttaataaatacatcaaatatctaaaatcaacacatttaaaaacaccAGCCCAGCATGAGTATCTGGCAGATTTGCTGATATTATAGTTATGATGTATCGTCTACCATGTATAACATACtggtttttgattattttaattagTCTTTAGCCCTATCGGGATGGGATTATTTACTCAGGGGGAAGgctatgaaaaatatttcacacttcttctcgatgataaaactcttgcatccagactgcaatttaaaggcggaccagtgagtttttaggctttcttggtcacgcGACATTGCattcagtggacaaatagctattttattaaacgccaGGGGCCAGTTTTTCGAAACATATCTGAATCTTGTATTAAAATTTGGAATAAATTTGTCTTTAAATAATAAGTTAACCGAATGTGAACCACAGTTTATTGTTCTGTTAACTTTAAATGGGAGTTCAATGAACATTGTATGGTCATTCAAACAGCCCAGAATTTAACAGATATTTCTACAATGTAACCAAAGCTGAttagtattatttaaatattggcattgataaaaaaaatgtatagcaaTTGGATTACTAAaccttttatttattaagagagTAGATGagaataaatgtattttgtcCAATAAAGTGGTTTATTAATTCGATCCCTTTTGCAATAAcagtaaattttaaaataat is a genomic window containing:
- the LOC103022935 gene encoding uncharacterized protein LOC103022935, with the translated sequence MVRCIVPGCSSSCVSARFHCFPLYDRALCRSWLRAVRSPRFGADTEPRAVGQQRLKVCSEHFTAADYSGSYLKQDAVPSVFPWTGIRAEMLSQPAEEQQEREEREEEETSDKEESTGPVPTCSQIKEDPAQHEVKIPEPTEDISFFKSSEVLVNTRCLLELFKCCSVCMVECCVTVEGTAKLFAVIQDCESCGHHREWRSHPTPTEEPAETFSTEHTTHEDHEKHFPEEHIDHKEALDLYTASFPLVELAPGLEEEEDIKTVLVVPQPTRQRTKEVSMDRKRTIVTLRNEKKSIREIGKILGVSKSTVAYVLRKNASTGDISNRKRTGRPKKTTDADDQIILSIMMKNPQTPIQQIRDTLKEVGREVSMTTIRRKLQMLNHKIESAFLKNVQMAEKLASSSPN
- the LOC103026059 gene encoding zinc finger protein 37, whose translation is MVNHCCVPGCRSEAKRSTKRFHRFPKDLNICRLWLIVMKHRLSSTEILNRESVKHLRVCSDHFCPEDYRERSLNNALNSAAVPSVFSCAPGAPSRGTAEEALTEKPGTPTQLSVYSEVEVKPWRKAVKSLQTNQGTSVFKSNEVLVNTQCLLELFQYCWLCQIECCITIEGHERLFSVTQECQSCGFHKQWRSHPTPAGEAVGAFKIENKQQEEIIQEDHEDEDAPTYPEKEQSSEPGGEDEDEVMIQIVSSDNEGTDQNCDQVFIKKDGSYLPKKDEKTRELEEAQKKSSGNRKRRSESWDSVDEGAADSDVPRDEGVFILEEVEKTDSGERENRRQDQMDVDVAADAEVSAEVSADVSTDVSKDEGVFIMKEVGTRDMGKVGPRRLKEAKSMDEGVAVAAVSDRSKDDDDCDGLITVVDKEPEKRNTRMRKAKNQGSFYELAVDSDFSMDEDLFGVDEEEKKDTGKRGKSKRQDSSDEWEPRLDDMAADADISMDEDLFSYLIEDSKGKVVVWCEVCRTDAMLSCSVSRHKKVYACAQCGAGDHIEMRNFENLVVHFNDFTSFQKHAEKKHEAKPFHKPCQECGKFILAEPTSMGRKDHKCEKIKHIVCPECGKRFLTEIGLKRHFSKLHKDADHPCKYCLKLFKNRPSKLEHEQTHPKEKEPYSCPDCPERFDNIHKRNSHLKLHRGPYKYACDTCGKRFRDIIMLKRHKLIHSGEKPFRCHVCDRSFNQIGNLSSHMRLHTGEKPFMCEQCGECFNHNVSLKNHLLRYHYSGSPQTETGKWQGHPHGSALSGGGY